One region of Mucilaginibacter gotjawali genomic DNA includes:
- a CDS encoding type IV toxin-antitoxin system AbiEi family antitoxin domain-containing protein, producing MDIRQAIRSYARQPLTHQLLLSLLKDYKSPNDKISSLLNDRVLTGIKKGLYIAGPVLKANKPEPFLMANQILGPSYVSLDSALSYYGLIPERVYEITSATVKASRKFVTEMGLFSYTHLSLPYYSFGIQQQILSDEQYVMMASPEKALFDKVITTSGLVLRSKKHAWEYLVENLRMDEDSLKDFDTTSMSSWLQDAPKKDSLSMVIKALNNL from the coding sequence ATGGATATCCGACAAGCCATACGATCATACGCACGACAACCATTAACTCATCAATTACTGTTGTCGCTATTAAAGGATTACAAAAGCCCCAATGATAAGATTTCTTCATTACTTAACGATAGGGTATTGACGGGTATTAAGAAAGGGCTGTATATCGCCGGGCCTGTGTTAAAGGCCAATAAACCCGAACCGTTTTTAATGGCGAACCAAATATTGGGGCCAAGTTATGTCTCATTGGATTCGGCGCTCTCCTATTACGGACTGATTCCCGAACGCGTTTATGAGATCACGTCAGCGACGGTAAAAGCTTCAAGAAAATTTGTGACAGAAATGGGCCTTTTTAGCTATACCCATCTTTCGCTGCCCTATTATTCATTCGGCATTCAGCAACAAATACTATCCGATGAACAATATGTAATGATGGCTTCGCCTGAAAAAGCTTTGTTTGATAAAGTGATCACTACGTCGGGGCTGGTACTCAGAAGTAAAAAACATGCCTGGGAATACCTGGTGGAAAATCTGAGAATGGATGAAGACAGCCTGAAAGACTTTGATACGACTTCGATGTCGTCATGGCTGCAGGACGCACCAAAAAAAGATAGTTTATCGATGGTCATTAAAGCATTAAATAACTTATGA
- a CDS encoding nucleotidyl transferase AbiEii/AbiGii toxin family protein, giving the protein MIKEWLDSYKPANKEEALQALREIMQEIALAGLQRAGFFEKAAFYGGTALRIFYGLDRFSEDLDFSLLATIPEFSFDRYLEAVRFEFESLGFKISVKEKEKTNKGNIQSAFLKSETIWKELILEDIIPQNGLDQKPNIKIKLEVDINPPQGFNTEEKLLLKPFSFYVKCFVISDLFAGKMHALLFRKWGDNVKGRDWYDMEWYIKKGVPLNLSHFLLRAQDSGDWNKATITAEEFQQLLNAKIDKVNLNRVRADIVRFIPDPMRIEIWSAKYFHDLVSHLTIIIE; this is encoded by the coding sequence ATGATTAAAGAATGGCTGGATAGTTACAAGCCGGCAAATAAAGAAGAAGCACTACAGGCGCTCCGTGAGATTATGCAGGAGATCGCCCTCGCCGGCCTGCAACGTGCCGGTTTTTTTGAAAAGGCGGCCTTTTACGGCGGTACCGCCTTAAGAATATTTTATGGGCTCGACCGATTTTCCGAAGACCTGGACTTTTCGCTTTTAGCAACAATTCCGGAGTTTTCGTTTGACAGGTACCTGGAGGCCGTGCGCTTCGAATTTGAATCATTAGGCTTTAAAATATCTGTAAAAGAAAAAGAAAAAACCAATAAGGGTAATATTCAATCTGCATTTTTAAAATCGGAAACTATCTGGAAAGAATTGATTTTAGAAGATATTATCCCACAAAACGGATTAGACCAAAAACCAAATATTAAAATTAAACTGGAGGTTGATATCAATCCGCCACAAGGCTTTAATACCGAAGAAAAGTTGTTATTGAAACCGTTTTCATTTTACGTTAAATGCTTTGTTATTTCGGACTTATTTGCGGGCAAAATGCATGCACTATTATTCCGTAAATGGGGCGACAATGTAAAAGGGCGCGATTGGTACGATATGGAATGGTATATCAAAAAGGGTGTGCCATTAAACCTGAGTCATTTTTTATTAAGGGCACAAGACAGCGGCGATTGGAATAAAGCGACCATCACCGCAGAAGAGTTTCAACAATTATTAAATGCAAAAATTGATAAGGTAAATTTAAATCGCGTAAGGGCAGATATTGTCCGTTTTATCCCTGATCCTATGCGAATTGAAATTTGGTCTGCCAAATATTTTCACGACCTCGTTAGCCATTTGACTATTATTATCGAATAA
- a CDS encoding redoxin domain-containing protein: protein MSLQPGSPAPQFTLISTEKKPVSLSDFKGKKVVLHFFPMAFTGVCTTQLCTMRDSFGYYDGLNATILGISVDSPFTLAKFKEENNYQFELLSDFNKEVSAAYGAIYEEFVLGLKGVSKRAAFVIDEEQNIIYAEVLESAGDLPNFEAIAAAVK, encoded by the coding sequence ATGTCATTACAACCAGGTTCACCAGCACCACAATTCACTTTGATCTCAACCGAAAAAAAACCGGTTTCATTGTCCGATTTTAAAGGCAAAAAAGTTGTCCTTCACTTTTTCCCGATGGCTTTTACCGGCGTTTGTACCACACAGTTGTGTACCATGCGCGATAGCTTTGGTTATTATGATGGCCTTAATGCTACTATTTTAGGCATTTCTGTCGATTCGCCTTTTACATTGGCTAAGTTTAAAGAAGAAAATAATTACCAGTTTGAACTCCTGTCCGACTTTAACAAAGAAGTATCTGCGGCCTATGGCGCTATTTACGAAGAATTTGTTTTAGGCCTTAAAGGTGTATCAAAACGGGCGGCTTTTGTTATTGATGAAGAACAAAATATCATCTATGCCGAAGTGCTTGAATCAGCAGGCGATTTGCCGAATTTTGAGGCAATTGCAGCCGCTGTAAAGTAA
- a CDS encoding adenylate kinase, with translation MLNLVLFGPPGAGKGTQSQKLIEKYGLIHLSTGDLLRSEIANGTELGLEAKKLMDQGVLVPDAVVIGMISHKLDANKDAKGFIFDGFPRTVAQAEALDQLLESKNAPISGMIALEVNDDELEKRLLLRGKDSGRPDDANPEVIRKRIKEYNDKTAPVAGFYKAQHKFKSINGIGSVEDIFNGIGAVIDSY, from the coding sequence ATGCTAAACCTGGTTTTGTTTGGCCCCCCCGGAGCGGGAAAAGGCACCCAATCGCAGAAACTTATCGAGAAATATGGCTTGATCCATCTTTCGACCGGCGACCTGCTTCGCAGCGAAATAGCTAACGGAACTGAACTGGGCCTTGAAGCAAAAAAGCTGATGGACCAGGGAGTTTTAGTTCCTGATGCTGTTGTTATCGGTATGATCAGCCATAAACTGGATGCCAATAAAGACGCAAAAGGCTTTATTTTCGACGGTTTTCCACGTACAGTGGCGCAGGCCGAAGCATTGGATCAGTTGCTTGAAAGCAAAAATGCCCCCATATCCGGCATGATCGCACTTGAAGTGAACGATGATGAACTTGAAAAGCGTTTATTACTGAGGGGTAAAGATTCCGGACGTCCGGATGATGCAAATCCTGAAGTGATCCGCAAACGCATCAAAGAATACAATGATAAAACCGCACCTGTCGCCGGTTTCTATAAAGCACAGCATAAATTTAAAAGTATAAACGGCATTGGTTCTGTTGAAGACATATTCAATGGGATCGGTGCTGTGATAGATTCTTATTAA
- the obgE gene encoding GTPase ObgE → MSQGSNFVDYVKICCRSGHGGAGSSHLHRDKFTAKGGPDGGDGGRGGHVIVKGNAQLWTLLHLKYRKHVIAGDGESGGSSLKSGKTGRDEILEVPLGTIAKNSETGETIFEITTDGETRILTDGGRGGLGNWHFKTPTLQTPRFAQPGEDGKEEWNVLELKILADVGLVGFPNAGKSTLLSVVSAAKPEIADYAFTTIVPNLGIVAYRGGKSFVMADIPGIIEGASQGKGLGFRFLRHIERNSVLLFMVPADTNRSIKEEYEILLHELREYNPEMLDKPRVLAVTKSDMLDDELQAEMKKELPTDVPSIFISSVAQKNIDELKDLLWREING, encoded by the coding sequence ATGTCCCAGGGATCCAATTTTGTTGATTATGTGAAGATCTGCTGCCGTTCAGGTCATGGCGGGGCGGGTTCGTCGCACTTACACCGTGATAAGTTTACGGCAAAAGGCGGCCCGGATGGTGGCGATGGCGGCCGCGGAGGGCATGTAATTGTAAAAGGGAATGCCCAGCTATGGACATTGCTTCACTTAAAATACCGTAAACATGTGATTGCCGGCGACGGCGAATCGGGCGGCAGCTCATTAAAATCAGGCAAAACCGGTCGCGATGAAATTTTGGAAGTACCACTGGGTACTATCGCCAAAAATTCAGAAACCGGCGAAACGATATTCGAGATCACAACCGACGGCGAAACGCGGATACTAACCGATGGTGGCCGTGGCGGGCTGGGCAACTGGCATTTTAAAACACCGACCCTGCAAACCCCCCGTTTTGCGCAACCCGGCGAAGACGGCAAAGAAGAATGGAACGTACTGGAACTAAAGATACTGGCTGATGTGGGCCTGGTAGGTTTCCCTAATGCGGGTAAGTCGACCCTGCTTTCGGTAGTTTCGGCGGCCAAGCCTGAGATTGCTGATTATGCTTTTACCACTATCGTACCTAACCTGGGTATAGTAGCGTATCGTGGCGGCAAATCATTTGTGATGGCGGATATCCCCGGCATTATTGAAGGTGCATCACAGGGTAAAGGCTTAGGCTTCAGGTTTTTGAGGCATATCGAGCGTAACTCGGTGCTATTATTCATGGTACCTGCCGACACCAATCGCAGCATCAAAGAGGAATACGAGATCCTGCTGCACGAACTGAGGGAATACAATCCCGAAATGCTGGATAAACCAAGGGTGCTGGCCGTAACCAAATCGGATATGCTGGATGATGAGCTGCAGGCAGAAATGAAAAAGGAACTTCCAACGGATGTCCCTTCAATTTTTATATCATCAGTAGCTCAAAAAAATATCGACGAGTTAAAGGATTTGCTTTGGCGGGAGATCAACGGTTAG
- a CDS encoding WcaF family extracellular polysaccharide biosynthesis acetyltransferase has protein sequence MNQQTDLSSYNNAPFNPGGTAFKRFLWYYLNAFFLKTSLVPSNGFKAFLLRLFGAKVGQGVTIKPGVNVKYPWHLRIGDHTWIGENVWIDCLVPVSIGSNVCVSQGAVLLTGNHNYKKTTFDLIVEGFMLEDGVWIGAGAMVMPGVKAASHAVLSGGSVATKDLEAYSIYQGNPAVKVRDRAIS, from the coding sequence ATGAATCAACAAACTGACCTGTCCTCCTATAATAATGCCCCGTTTAACCCCGGTGGCACAGCATTCAAAAGATTTTTGTGGTATTACCTCAATGCATTTTTTTTAAAAACCAGCCTGGTGCCGTCAAATGGGTTTAAAGCGTTTTTACTGCGGTTATTTGGCGCAAAGGTAGGCCAGGGCGTCACTATCAAACCCGGCGTAAATGTTAAGTACCCCTGGCATCTCCGCATTGGAGATCATACATGGATAGGCGAAAACGTTTGGATTGATTGCCTTGTACCGGTGAGTATCGGCAGCAACGTATGTGTTTCACAGGGAGCGGTTTTGCTCACGGGCAATCATAACTATAAAAAAACGACCTTCGACCTGATCGTTGAAGGCTTTATGCTGGAGGATGGTGTTTGGATAGGGGCGGGGGCGATGGTAATGCCGGGTGTAAAAGCAGCATCGCACGCAGTATTATCCGGCGGTTCTGTAGCGACAAAAGACCTTGAAGCATACAGTATTTACCAGGGAAACCCGGCGGTTAAAGTTCGCGACAGGGCGATTAGTTAA